The Salvelinus sp. IW2-2015 unplaced genomic scaffold, ASM291031v2 Un_scaffold6845, whole genome shotgun sequence region ccaatccagacctccatgggttgataatttgatttccattgataattttgtggtgattttgttgtcagcacattcaactatgtaaagaaaaaagtatttaataagaatatttcattcattcagatctaggatgtgttattttagtgttccctttatttttttgagccagTGTAGTATCAGCCTCTTCTAAATGACTGAAGATCATTCATCACCTTCAGGAACACGGTTATGTTGTTGGAATGCAGATACCTTGAAGAGACAAAGACCAATGACACTTTAAAAGATTGACAAGCGTCAACAAGTCAAAAGTACCAAACATGTGAAAGACCACAACGGTTATACTTTCCCAAAATCAATGTGACTGcagtgccatctagtggacgCATCAAAACTGCTGTCCAACAGTCCTATGTATTCATGCCCCGATGTCTTTCCACTAGTAAGAAATATGCTTTTCTAATGCTTTTCTATACTACAGCTCTATTAAGATGGGGAGCTTCTATACTTAAGCTCTATTAGTTGGGAGTTTCTATACTTACAGCTCTATTAAATAGGAGAGCTTCTATACTTCAGCTCTATTGTTGGGGTTTCAATACTAAGTTCTATTAAGTTGGGGAGTTTCTATACTTACAGCTCTATAAGTTGGGAGTTTCTATACTTACAGCTCTATTAAATATAGGAGAGCTTCTATACTTACAGTACGTTGGGTTTTATACTTAGCTCTATTAAGTGGGGAGTTTTCTATACTTACAGCTCTATTAATAGGAGAGCTTCTATACTTACAGCTCTATTAGGAGGGGAGCTTCTAACTTCCAGTCTATTAAGTGGGGAGTTTCTATACTTAGCTCTTATTAAGTTGGGGAGTTTACTATACTTACAGCTCTTATTAAGTTGGGGGTTTCTATATTACGCTCTATTAAGTTGGGAGCTTCTTACTTACAGCTCTATTAAGTAGGGAGCTTCTATACTTACAGCTCTATTAAGTAGGAGACTTTCATATACTTACAGCGTAGGCTACACAGTCTTGAGGGGAGTCTATGCTTACGCTCTTAGGGGAGCTCACTACAGCTCTTTAAGTAGGAGTTTCTATACTTACAGCTCTATTAGTGGGGAGTTTCTATACTACAGCTCTATTAAGTTGGGAGTTCTATACTTACAGCTCGTATTAAGTGGGGAGCTTCTTAACTTACAGCTCTTTAAGTAGGGGAGCTCTATACTTACAGCTAATTAGGGGGAGCTCATTATCTTACAGCTCTATTAAGTAGGGGGCTTCTATACTTACAGCTCTATTAAAGTTGGGGAGCTTCTATCTTTACGCATCTATTAAGTTAGGGGAGCTCTATACTTACAGTTATTAAGTAGGGAGTTTTCTACTACTACACCTCTATTAGTAGGGAGCTTCTATAAGTGGGGACTTCTATACTTACAGCTCTATTAAGTAGGGGAGTTCCTATACTTACAGCTTACGTGGGGAGCTCTATACTTAAGCTCTATTAAGTTGGGGAGCTCTATACTTCAGCTCTTTAAGTAGGGGATGCTTTAACTTACAGCTCTATTAAGTTGGGGAGCTTCATATCTTACATCTCTATTAAGTAGGGAGTTCTTATACGTACAGCTCTATTAAGTAGGGAGTTCTTCTATACTTACAGCTCTATTAATGGTAGGGATAGCTTACTATATCTTAGCAGCTCTATTAAGTCTGGTGAGTTTCTATACGGACGCTCTATAAGGTTGGGAGTATTCTGATACTTACAGCTCTATTAAGTAGGGAGCTTCATACTTACAGCTCTATTAGTTGGGGAGCTTCTATACTTACAGCTCTATTAAGTAGGGGAGCTTCGATACTTACACGCTCTATTTAGAGCTCTATTCATAAGGATTATTATGTCTATTGCTTCTTATACTTACAGCTCTATTAAGTGGAGCTTCTATACTTACAGCTCTATTAGTAGGGGAGCTTCTATACTTCATGTCTATAAGTAGGGGAGCTTTTACTTTACAGCTCTTTAAGTGGGGAGTTTCTATATCTACAGCTCTATTAATGTAGGGATTCTATACTTACAGCTCTATTAAGTAGGGATGGGGAGCTTCTATACTTACAGCTCTATTAAGTAGGGGAGCTTCTATACTTACAGCTCTATTAAGTAGGGAAGCTTCTATACTTACAGCTCTATTAAGTTGGGGAGCTTCTGTGCTAGATTGTCCGGCTGCAGAAAGGAGAGAAAGCATGTTTTTAGAACACAGATCATAATGCAACCGATGATAGAAGACTGACTACATCACTAAGAGCCAGGCTACAGAACGAGAGTTACCACACATAAATACTGGATCTAAACTATCTCTGGTCCAAGGTGTTACATAACAGCCTGGACCAGAGACCCCACCAGTCCGTACCAGCGTGGTGAGAGAGTTCCTCTTCATATAAAGCCTCTGTAGGAACTGTAGTCCTTCATCCTTCAGCAGATCGACAGGAAAGATGTTCAGGTTCCTGTAGTTGAGGAACAGGTTGAATAAAGGCCAGAACATTTAACTTAACGCAGAGTAACATGTCTTAATAAATCACACACCTGTAGTTGAGGAACAGGTTGAATAAAGAACATATAACTTAACGCAGAGTAACATGTCTTAATAAATCACACACCTGTAGTTGAGGAACAGGTTGAATAAAGAACATATAACTTAACACATAGTAACATGTCTTAATAAATCACACACCTGTAGTTGAGGAACAGGTTCTTGTGACGCTCCTGCTTGGCCATGCAGATCGCCTCCTGCAGCTCAGACGCCATGGCAACACAGAAGCACCGTCACTTCCGGTACCTTTCCTGGTCTTCTATCTAAACCACGGCGACACCTTAGAGAGGAGAATTAACAGGAACACAACACAGAGATGTTCCCATAATCAGACTGGGACCGTGATGCATTGGCAAAATATAACACCTACATGTGCAATAGTTAGATAtgaataaaacattgttttactGTAAATCAGACATACAGCTTGGTTGAATGTACAATACATACCGTAGGAAAgatgctatctagctagctagtaacgttagttCTACCAGCAGTATCTTCggtgctactgtactgtaacttgcgagctaacgttagcataacaGTAACGTTAACGTTGCTATATGACACGTTAAGTTCTACCAGGCAGTATCTTCggtgctactgtactgtaacttGCGAGCTACGTTAGCATAACAGTAACGTTAACGTTGCTATATGACATGCAGAGCAAGCGAACGTTAGTTCTACCAGCAGTATCTTcgtgctactgtactgtaacttgcgagctaacgttagcataacaGTAACGTTAACGTTGCATATTGACATGCAGAGCAAGCGAACGTTAGTTCTACCAGCAGTATCTTCCGGTGCGTACTGTACTGCTAACTtgcgagctaacgttagcataacCTACCAGTACGTTAACGTTGCTATATGACATGCAGAGGCAAGCGAACGTTAGTTCTACCAGCAGTATCTTCggtgctactgtactgtaacttgcgagctaacgttagcataacaGTAACGTTAACGTTGCTATATGACATGCAGAGCAAGCGAACGTTAGTTCTACCAGCAGTATCTTCggtgctactgtactgtaacttgcgagctaacgttagcataacaGTAACGTTAACGTTGCTATATGACATGCAGAGCAAGCGAACGTTAGTTCTCAGCACTTGTGATCTTCGGTTGTCTACTGTGTCTTCCTTGGCAATGTGCAAAACAAACAGTTAACTTatgtaagtagctagctagcgctgTACGGCCAATTAAAACCAACATTATCAAACGTTTCAAAACAGCAGCTAGCTTCTTTGAGAGCACATCTCCAAGTGAACYGCTTATTCATGTCAAACTGTTAGCTTAGCTACTTCCTTTACCTTATCCTTGCAGAAACAATGTAAAGCCTCATCACGTCCCTGTGGGCACATCTTGATATTTTATCAACAGACGTCAAAAAGTCAACGCCGACGTCATTGACTGGCGCCCGGATGTGACTTGTTGGCCGGTTGTTGTAGTTTTTGAGGCACAGTAACGATTCTAGCTTTAGCGACACGAGGGCGCTCTTCCTCCAGAACC contains the following coding sequences:
- the lrrc28 gene encoding leucine-rich repeat-containing protein 28, translating into MASELQEAICMAKQERHKNLFLNYRNLNIFPVDLLKDEGLQFLQRLYMKRNSLTTLPDNLAQKLPNLIELYLHSNNITVFLKVMNDLQSFRRG